CGCGGAGGGCGTCGAGAACAAGATGCAGCTGGACTACCTCAGGCGCATCGGGTGCGACATCGTCCAGGGGTTCTATGTGGGCACGCCCTTGACCGGCGACGAGGTGCCGGGCCTGCTGGAAAGGCCGCTGCTGGTGTCCTGACGGCGACGAGAGACCGCGCCTGGGCGGCTGAGCCTACGAGCCGGTCGACGCCGTGTCGTGCTCGGCTTCGCCGAACAGCTCGAGCGCAACCGTGTCCAGCTCGTCGTGGACCGCGTCGTGCCAGGACTTGGTCGAGCTCAGCTTGGCCTCCCGCGACACCACCCGCTGCTCCACGATCTTGTGCAGCGCGAAGTGCAGAAAGGGACTGTCCTCGTCGCCCGTGACCTTCCAGGTCTCGGCCTGCGCGAACGTCGGCAGGTGCTCGGGGTGCTGCTCGACGATGCGGTACAGAAGCCGTTCGGACTCCGATAGCCCGAGGTCGCGCGCGGCGGAGTCCAGGACGCGCATGACGTCCTTGCGGGCCTGCTCTTCGAGCCGGGCCTCCGGGGTGTCCGGGAGTCCGGGCGCCTTCTGAACGGGAGGCCGAGGCACCCGTTTCTTGCGTCTGGGGGCTCCCCCCAGGTTGTGGGGCCGGCGGCGTCTTGCCATGTCCAATCCTCCTGTAGAAAACGAAACGAGGGCCCGCCCCGCGGGGCGGGCCCTCGAATCCGAAAGCCGGCCCCTAAACGGACCGGACGTTCGAGGCCTGGGCGCCCTTGGGGCCCTGGGTCACCTCGTACTGGACCTTCTGGCCCTCGTTGAGGCTCTTGTAACCCTCCATCTGAATCGCGGAGAAGTGGACGAAAACGTCGTTGCCGTCCTCTCCGGTGATGAAGCCGTAACCCTTGTCGGCCTTAAACCACTTCACTGTGCCGGTGGCCACCTGCATGCCCTCCTTCAGTTCCTATCCGATACGCCCGCCGCCTTTCGGCAGCCGGAGGGAATGCCCAGCGGTACACCCACTGCGAACGAAACCCTCGTACCGATTCTACCGCCGTGGGAGCCCGGGTGCCGCCACCGGGTTTGCGGGACCCGGAGCGGGGTAAGCTTCCGTTGATTCATCTTGCTCTCGGGGGAGGGAACGCTCAATGAGGCTGTCACGCCTGCTGCTCGTCGTCGCGCTTGTTCTGCCACTGCTTGTCCAACCCGCAGCGGCTTCCGAGGACTCAGATCTTGTCTCGGTACCGTCGCCGGTCCGGGTGGCCTCGGGGAGCACCGGGGGCCCCGAGCCCGTCGAGCCCTGCGAGGGTGACACGCCTGGGGCCTGCGTCAGGTCGTTCGTAGTGACCGGAAACTTCAACATCTACGTCGCGGCTGCAACCAACTACTTCGGCTACGTCGTCGTCCGCGGCGACACCCCCACAGGCTCGGTGGCCATCGACTGCGAGCAGACCTTCGCTGAGCTGCAGTGCGTCTACGAGCACGCCGGCTTCTTCATGGAGGGCCAGGTCTTCACGATGAAGGTCGTGTCCCCCGGACTCGGGTACTGGCGCGTCCGCGTCGCTTAGACGCCTTCCGTGGCATCGTCCGGTCCACGCGGGTCGGACATCACCGCAACCCGCGCCGCCAGCCAGGTCGTGATGGGCACTGAGGCCACCAGGCCGATGCTGCCCACGAGCGTGCGGATGATCTCCGTTGCTACGACCTCCTCGTTGGCCACCGACCCCAGCGACTGCCGGGAGATCACGAAAAACAGCAGCAGCGGCATCGACGCGCCGGCGTAGGCCAGCAGCAGCGTGTTGACCGTGGACGCGACGTGGTCGCGGCCGATGCGCAGTCCGGACCGGTAAAGCGAGGCGGCGCTCATACGCGGGTCGGCCGCTCTCAGCTCCCACACCGCCGACGCCTGGGTCACCGTCATGTCATCCAGTGCCCCGAGCGCCCCGATCACCACGCCGGCCAGCACCAGACCGACCACGTCGATCTCCCCCACCGACAGCCGGACGATGATCGCCTCCTCGCTCGCGAACCCCGAAAGCCGCGAGATGGCGACGAACACCTGCGCGAGCACCACCGTCAGGCAGAGGCTGCCCAGGGCGCCGAGCAGCGCCACGGTGGTCATCGGGTTAAAGCCGTGGGCCAGGTACAACGCCGCGTAGGCGATGGCCGCCGCGCCCACCACCGCGACCAGGACGGGACTGCGCCCGGACAGGATGGCCGGCGCCACGAACTTCACCAGGACGACGATGCTGACCGCGAGCCCGACCAGGGCCGCCGCCCCCCGCAGCCTCCCGAGCACGACCACCGCCACCGCGAACAGCAGCACCAGCAGCGCCAGGACGGGC
This window of the Actinomycetota bacterium genome carries:
- a CDS encoding DUF1841 family protein encodes the protein MARRRRPHNLGGAPRRKKRVPRPPVQKAPGLPDTPEARLEEQARKDVMRVLDSAARDLGLSESERLLYRIVEQHPEHLPTFAQAETWKVTGDEDSPFLHFALHKIVEQRVVSREAKLSSTKSWHDAVHDELDTVALELFGEAEHDTASTGS
- a CDS encoding cold-shock protein, producing MATGTVKWFKADKGYGFITGEDGNDVFVHFSAIQMEGYKSLNEGQKVQYEVTQGPKGAQASNVRSV
- a CDS encoding YibE/F family protein, with translation MRLTHGHGHAHGLDVHVEPRVARFLTGAAIVGAVATLAGLIALWPRSDVIDGIRVVGSLGQRYDAEVRQVDFGGCSRHGDEQDGAEESEGQCLNVTLRLLAGPDRGEDATIFLPDSPTTPDFEIGEKIVLGYEKSAEEGSRYSFVDRQRKPVLALLVLLFAVAVVVLGRLRGAAALVGLAVSIVVLVKFVAPAILSGRSPVLVAVVGAAAIAYAALYLAHGFNPMTTVALLGALGSLCLTVVLAQVFVAISRLSGFASEEAIIVRLSVGEIDVVGLVLAGVVIGALGALDDMTVTQASAVWELRAADPRMSAASLYRSGLRIGRDHVASTVNTLLLAYAGASMPLLLFFVISRQSLGSVANEEVVATEIIRTLVGSIGLVASVPITTWLAARVAVMSDPRGPDDATEGV